The window TTTTGTGCTGTgtgcccagaaaagctgctaCATGACCACTGTCCTGCCAGGATTTGATGCTGAGAAGATGCAGCCTGATAAGTGGAGGCAATGAGCTCCTGGTTCCACTGGGGCCGTTGTGAGGGGCTTTAAGGGCAGGTCTGTGAGTCAGAGTGAGTTTGCATTCTGACTCACCATTAGCTGTGGTATGGAGCTACATGTATTCTGTTATGTACATTTGGAAGAGTAAATCCCCTTAAGTCCTCTCGATCAGTATAGTTGTGCTTAGGctcagaggccttttccaactgTGAACCTCAGTCCTTGTTGAGTGTCAGGTGGAAGTAAATGCAGAGGGGCTTTCTACAGCTGTGTCATGCCAATGAAGAGTGCAACCCATTTCTCAGCACATAAAGAATATGGAATCTGGTTGAACACTTCTGGAGTAAATGGGATGCCTTTGCCTTTGAAAACAGTGAAGGCAAACTATTTAAACTGTGTTATACAATGTGCTTTATTAACGCAGGAATTTTAATTTAGCACTGAGAAGGTAACATGTGCTGTGTGTTACATGCTTCTAGGATGGAGGTTGAGTTTTCCTCAGGGTGCAGCTGGTTGGAAGCACAAGGAGCTGTTGTGGTTTCTGGGGTTTAGCAGATCAGCCAGGCAGAGTGTACCAGGCatgtgggagctgggcagcagtggaCCATgaacagagcagggcaggactggAGGGCAGTGGTCAGTGAAGTggctggttctgctgctgggaatccagctgggagagggattATTTCTGCATAAGGGAGTTCCCTGCAACTCTGATGCAACTCACAGTGCTTCATCCACCAAGTGAATGCAGCAAAAGCAGTAGTGAATCACTTGTTTGTAAAAGGGGTACCATAGCTTTTTAATTGTGATATTATTAGAGAATCTTCTGGAATGAAGAGAGTCAAATTTTAAAGCATCTTCTGAATCAAACTATTGCCTCCTATGACATTTTCCCTCAAGGCAGTGATATTATTGCCTTGATTTTCTTCCAAGAGCATCTCTGAAAGGAAAAGACTTCTTTTTTCTTAGATGCCAGTTATTCTAAGTGTGTTTCTCAGTTACTCATGGTGGTTAATGCAAAGCACTTGATCTCCTGGGCATTTTGCGCTACTGGTTTTACAGCCAGGTGTTTGCTGTCATGAGTTAGGCTTCTGTTAATTAGGGCTTCATATATTCTGCAAAACATTACCAGATTTGTTCTCCCTGCACACTCTTCATTCATTGctacagagcagcagaaaacaatTTAGCTCTCTGGCAGTGTATTTATTACAACACCATATGTTCTGTGTTTACTTATGCTGTACAATTAAGTGATTGTACTGCAAGTCATGGCCAAGTTCCTGAATAGCTGGGGCCTAAAAACAAGCTCTAAAATTCATATTTAGATTCCCAAATAGAAGATCTCATTTTCAAGTATTGAGTCCATCCTGACTCTTGCTGAGTTTTTTGAAGCAAGCAGACAAtcagcattttgaaaaacagGCCTGCTATGTTCTTCCCATGCTTCTGTGGGGAATCTAAACTTTGGTTTAGACTCCTCTTAATATTTGTGGTATTGCAGTGCCTGTTGTATTCTCTACATTGCAATAATTCCTAGTGAGGCTTGTTCATGCTGACAAACTATCAATTTGGATTGATTAAAATATTCAGTAGAAAGGTTGCCAGCAAGGTTGCAATTTGGAGTCTTTGCTGAAAGATGAAGAGAGGCACAAAGTAAGAATATTTCTGTCAAGTCACTGGGCTTTTTCCATGAAAGGGTAGGCTTTAAATAGCATCTTTCATATAACATGCTTAACTGCCTGTAGCTGGCAACTAACCTGAGTGAAATAGGGTTCATCAAAACGCCTGATTTTTCTCTCAGTACTATTGGAAGCTCTTCAGTGTGTCTTAGtgaggttcttttttttttttttttttgaggttttccaAGGTTTTTCTCCAATGTGTGAGTACAATAaagctttctttcctttctctacattaaaatttcaaggaaattctGATTCATTATTTCAGGAGCTGAGTTAAATTCTTTCCTCTGgctcattttaaaagaaattgtatAAGCCTCAGATATGTGTGCTAACTGAAGCAGCAAATGTATGAAATGGTGGTGTTGCTTTGCTTTATGCTGCTCATCTTTGAGAAGAGGATGCTATCCTTAATCTGTGGGCTCAGAAGCACAGCAGGAGGACTTTTTGACCTAGAATAAAACAATGACAATATTCTGTGAAAGTATATCATGCACATGGATGCTTCTGAAATATATTGCTGGGGATAACTTgatctttcttttcaaaagaaaatcataCCAAtatgtcaccatgatattttctgaaaaatccctttgccagaatttttctcctgagaagccttagaaaagaaatgtaaataataattatctgattgctttgaaatgtggtctggaggttgtttaccaacaggtgcatatttgattggttccatgtgaattgtttttaattaatggccaatcaccatcagctgtgtcagactctgaggagtcagtcacgagctctcattatcattcttttctagctttctgatgtctcctttctctttctttagcatagttttagtgtatcatttcttttaatataatatcataaaataatgaagcagccttctgagaacatggagtcaaattcccatctctcacctcatcctggggacctcacaaccCCACACCAAtgcctttcagaaaaaaagagatcttACATgatgaggggaaaaggaaggaattatTCCTCATAATGTAAGTAAAAGTAGATAAATTTAGATGGTCCTAAAACAGGAggatttaatatataataaatcagCAGAGTGATCTGACACAATTGCAAAGGTGACTTTGAaagaatttctcattttcttttcagatgtctttcatttttcatattcACATGCCTTGATGGATCATGCCTTTTGTTGGATCAAGATTTGAGGCCTTTTCAgtaattaaaatgcagtttttccCACATAGAGGCTGCtcttgagaaaataattttgctttgtaAACATTATTTGTCTGAGTCTGACTGCATGTCTGCATTCCCCTTGCAGAGGCACAGCGATAGCTGGAATTGTTTTTGGCATAGTATTTATGATGGGAGTGCTTGCTGGGATTGCCATCTGTATCTGCATGTGCGTGAAAAGCACCCGTGAGACTCGAGTCGGGGTCATCCGAGCAACACACGTCAACACCATCAACACGTACCCAGGTGAGGAACCaaagggacagccctgccagagtgCCCGTGGTCATGGCAGGAGTGTTATCCTTGGAGAGTTACAGCTCCACACTCATGATCAGGTTATTAGAATTCTTAGAAATGCCTCTGCCCAAATTAAGATGCAAACGAGACCATATGCCAGTGACAATAGTATGGGTTTGGTCTGAcatgagagagaaagaaagaaatagaaaataggTGGGGGGACAGAAAGGTAGCTGATAGAGacagaataaggaaaatatCGCCACTCCATGGATCCCAGCGAGTTCCATCGATCCTCTCCAGCTGGTCTTCTTGGTGGTGATGGTCCCCCTGAAAAGTATAGAATACAATGGGATTATATGGCTCAGGCCAGGTAGGAAAAcctccctggggcaggggggagtTTGCCATTGTCCCTTACAACAGACTCTGGGTTCATTGCATCATGTGCTGTCCTGTGGTGCCAGGCTTCAGGAATGACTGTGGGGGGGGCACTTCAGGGGGCCTTTGATGGATTATGGCactccctcagctgcctctcacGTGAATGTCCCATGGATGTCACCTGTGGGGTTGGGGGTTCCACTGCTGGGCTGGTTTGTGTAAGGGAGGATGGGTGTTCACTGCCTCTGACCAGAGGTTACACCCAAAAACTCCTGCCTCTCCTCGTTTTGGGGAGAGGAAACTTGGCTGCTGTGGTCTCCCTCACCCCAAACTCAGCCAGGGAAGAAtctctgctgggtttggctttcTTGTGGATACATTCCCTCAGccttctttgtttttccctaGGCCTGAGGTGATTGAACAATAGCATCTTATCTAGGTGATTTAGCTTCCAGTCTAAAGTTTCAGTCTGGTATCTTCAGGGAGGCTTCTTTGGTTAGAGCttgttttatacagtttttgtTATAATGGGCAAAACTCTTTTATATATCAGTGTTTGAGGCATGAACTATTTCAGTCTCTGACACAAAGTAAATGGGGAATGTGACTACAGCAGGAGGCTCTTCTCAGTCTGGAGGGGaagagcacagctcctgcagagaaAGGCAGGGTAGCTCAGCATGCAGAgtctggcagcacagctctgtctggGAGGGCTTGTTCAGCTGCTGGGTGGGCTAAGGAGATCTGGCCAGGGGACACACTTCGCAGGTGGGTGGCTCATAGTGCCTGCAGCAGTGTGTCAAGTCCttgctcagggcagtgctgcactTTACAGGACAAAACATCTTCCCATGCCAGAGGGGGAGTAGATCAGTTGTTCATCTTTAGTGTTCTGGTTTTTGTATTTGTTCTTGTTCATGTGCAGCTCGCTCCTTTGCATTGTCCAATATAATGGAGGCCAGGCATATCACAGAAGGGGGAAAACCTGCACAATAAGGTCTGTGGAGCTTAGGCTTTGAGTGTTGATGTGGAGTCTAATGCAACCTGAGCTGACTGGTTTTTGCCCAAAGCTCACAagcactgctgggtgctgcaggatcTCAGCTGGTTTCTACAAAAGGACATGGACATCTCTGCAGGGTCTTCTGTACTGCATGTCCCAGCAGGAGGGACTGCTGGCTAGGGTGCAGTGCTCAATCTCTATCTATCTGGCATCATGCCTGAACTGGAATTTGGAATAGAAATTTGAACAAGGgttataaaatcatagaatgcaCTGGGTTGGGGTGGACCTTAGAGATCACCTAGTTCTACcctcttcccccagccccaggtggggACATGGTGCTGAGGTACCTGTTTGTGCCTTAGTCAAAGTTAGCTGAGTGTTCAACCTGCTCAGTGCAAGCTTCTCCGTGAGTTAGAACTGTTGTGATGTAACTTTCTTgaggtgcaggcagcagcaggaatgcacAAGGTCTAAGGCAGAGGTGTCACAGGGTCTGCAGCGTCCCAGGGGACAGTAGGGACCCCTCGTGCCTCTGGGGCAGTGCAGTTGTGTCCAGAGTGAGTGTGAGCTGGTACATACGGCTGTGTATGAGCCAGCTTGGTGTAGAGTCACCCACTGCACCACACTTGTCAACTTGCACCACTCTAGGAGAGCCAAAGGAGGTGGCACCAAGCCAGCTGGGGTCTGCAAGGCATATTTGCCTCAATTCCACATCTACCATATGAAAATGGCCACATTGttgaagagaaaagcagagcctGGATGCAGCATAATGGTGGTTATGCAATTCAGTGACATTGTTAATTACAGATTTAGGAGCAATTGCCTTGGGATAACTTTGGGAGTTCATTGTAATAAAACACAGAGGTTCCATGCATGAAGTGTTGTCATCTCACTCCTAGAGATCCCTACTTTTATATTCCCTCCTTTTGCAAAGGTTGCAGAGAACCTGAGGTGCATTATATATACTTATCAACAAGCTATGCAATACTTTCTATGTATTCCTTTGTTATACCATCTCTAATGTCTGTTTTCTCCCTCACAGTATTCGTTTCCAGTTAGATTGAAAGCATCTGTGATCATCCTTATAATTTCAACATTATTTTGTGTACAGAGATGAGTATGAAAGGAAATGGCAATATTCTCAACCATGAATTGTTGAAGAGCTACTTCAAAAACAAATAGTTGCTGCAAGCTgtaaaaacaacagcaaaatgaaaattccaGGGCTGTaaccttttcttccccagtTCTGCTCTGGCAATGACACACTCTTACCTCTCAGTCTCTAGGCAGTTTGAGTCTACACCTCAAGGCCTCTAGTTGAAGCATCAGTCTGAGCAGCCCTTCCTCTCAGCAGCAGGTTTTGGAGGATGGGGAAGcttggaaatgttttctgtgttcCCTGCTGTCATGAACACTTCTGGAATAATGACTGACCTGGTTTGGCTGCATGGCTTGTGACCAACACTGCCCCTGCCATTACCTGCTTTGGACAGGAACAGCAAGTGTGAGGATGCTCTTGTTTCTgcctcagccacagcagcagtgcagtgttCAAGAGGGCAGAGCATGCTTTTCATGGCACAGTGGGATTTGAATCTCTTCCCCCATCACAAACATCCATGGTTTCTGTTTCCACTCTTTGCTAGTACTGTCTTATTGCCAGTCTGCCTGAGACATCTatggaggggacaggagagcATCTGTGGTGACATAAACGGAGAAATGAGCAGACTCTGGACCTTAAAATTTGTAGAGAATATTCTATTTGGATGCTGACACAGAGCCTTTAGTTCTTACCTGCTATCATTCTGCAGCATTCACTGTCTTTTTTGTCAGTGAATGaatcctttttctttaatgttatTAGAAGTAATTGAGAACAGGTTTGCAGCTACTTCTGAGAATTTTTGTTGCCTCCTAAATGCCTAATCCAGTTTATGAAGGCTGGGCTCTCCTCAGATGTCCCCATTGGTGTGAGCAAGGTGAAAGCTTTGTTCTTTCTCAGCCCAAGCCATGCTAAGATGTCTTGCCTTGGTAagtgtggtgctgctgtgtttgccatGGTTTGGCACCTGGAGATCCAGAGGGAGTTTGAGGTGTCTGTGGAGATCAAGAACCCTGACTGCTTCATTTTGACATAAATCCCTGTTGCTGCTGAAGGAGGTGGAAGGGAGTGGATCTGATAAAGTCAGcctttcccccccaaaaaatgttTAGCTCTACCACATTTTCCTGGTATCATCTGCCATACAGGCACTCAGACACTGTTACTGGCACAGCCTGTTGGTAGGCACACAGCTAAGGAGGGAAGTAAAGGGCAATAAACAATGACTCACTTTGATACAAATTGACTGTATAATggcagcctgaaaaaaaaaaatgaatgaattgCCAGGAGGTTTTATATCAGTTGCATGCAAGTCTGAAATCAGCAAGAAAATACTTGAAGGCTGCATCTGAAAAACAGTTTTTTAACTGtgttcttttttctcccatttcagTGGCTCCACCACCATACAGTTATGAACATGAGATGGAGCACCCAGCTGACCTACCTCCACGTTAtactgcagccccacagactgTGATACAGTATCCTCCACCCCCTCCATACCCTGGCTATTCAGGGAAATGATTAACATGGCTTCACATGGATATTGACTGCCTCTTGaaacagccagcactgctgggacaaTGCTGTTGGCTCAGGGACAAATAGGATTGGGTTCTGCATCAACACATGTGGCCAGGTGTTGCAATAGAACTGGAAAGGTTGCCAATGCTCAGGATGAATGAAAATACTGTCCACTGTGGACCAGCATGTTTCCTGATTAAACAACATATGACCAAAGAAACAGTGCCTAAAAGTTAGTGTCAGATGAGAGTGCTTAACACCAGTTCTTAgcttcacctgcagcaggagtgGGGCTTTTCCCACATAGGAATGTGCAAATGGTGCAAACAGTTCAACAAACTGTTTCAAAAGCACAAGAGAGTGTGGGGCTTATTCTGGAGGAAAGCATCAACTGTTGCCTTGAGGTAACCACTGTGCCTTTCCTTGAAACGAGGGGAATAAGCAACAAGAAAGATTGAAACTGTTTTCTACTTCCAGCTGATAATACCAAGTGATCACTGTGCCTGTTGGTCTGATAACCATGTTACAAGAAGAAGGGCTGGTAGAGTTTTCtagtaattaaaaatttatgGGTATCAGTTTTGGCCAAGTGCAGATTTTTTTAAGTGCCTCTTTTTAAGCAGTTTGTGACTAGTTTATGAACTGAGATGTTAACATAAGGATAATTTTTGTATGTGAAATACACTAATTTATAGCTGATCTATTTTTACCTGGACTTAAAACCTCTATACATTGAAAATATGCTAAAATGCCTTTTATACCAGCAAatgatattttgatttttgtataaaaatacTGAATCAGCAGAACTcacaaatgggagaaaaaaatacaaaacaaatattaaaatgtcatAGATTTGACATCACAAATTGCATAAAGCCAGgggtttaaaattttatttgccaGTAATGAGGATATTCCAGACATAGCAAAGATATGAGAGTGGAGACTGAGATTACTTTTGAATGTGTCTTGGGCAATTTAAAACTGCAGGTCATCAagtaatatttttacatttgccATGCATATTGTTCAAATGTACTTATTCTCCACTATATGCAGTCCAGATCTTCATGATGTAAAATATTCCATGTACTTATGCAGGTAACTGTAATTCTGCAGCAGCTATTTGACTTCAGAATATCATATTCCATTACCTAAAGCATCATCTTTCAGTGTtaagattattatttttctcagaTTTATATGCAAACCACAAAGAGTGGGTCTCTTCAAGAATTCAAAAGTGCTGAATGCTCTCGGTTTGAGTTGGGTGTCTGAGCAGTTTGAGAATGTTACAGCTGTGGCATCAGCTGCAGGTTACTGCTGGTTCACAGTGATCAGAATGCATTTAAATGTTTTCCAGTGTagcctttctcttcttttcaagTGTATTGATGtagcaacaaataaaaaagcaacTTGCAAAAAAGAAGATACTGTATCCCAGTGAAATCAACCTCTCATACTCCCTGAAGTCTGGTGGTTCTGGTATTCAGTCCTGATTCAGGGAAGAACTGAAGCAACATTTAACTGAGCATAAAATTTATTCAGAGGCATTCTTGAAACAAGACCTTACTGACTGTTCTTGCTCAGATTTTGCAGTTGTATTTGTCCTTGCCAGGCCAACTAAACTTACCCCCTTGAAACTCAACTTAAAAGTGCAAATGGGCTCAGTCCCTGCCAGTGTAAGTTCAGAAGATCTGTGTTGTGGCCATTGGCCACACTGAGTCCCCAAGGTACCAAGGCAATTGTGACCTAGTTAGAGGAGAACTGAGCTGTGTCTCAGGTGTTTGCTCAATGAAAATGCAGAGTTTTAGGACTGCAGTGGAATGCATTTGAAAAGGGCCAGCGGTGACAGAGTGGGTTGGGTAAGACATTGCTGGTCTGAAGGCTGTGAGTTCTAGGAGCAGAGGAGTCATTGTGGCTAGGGTCAGAGGCTGGCAGCTTTATAATGGAGAAATCCAGGACACTAAAACTCACCACCCCACCGGTTTGCCACTTGTAAAGTGACACCAggaacctgggctgctgagttttgtttcctaTGGAAAAGGGTGTTGTTTTTCAGGGGTCTGTGGCCCTGAGTGGCTGATCATCTGCTAGGGTACTGGAAACCACAAaacccagagctccaggcacactgcagctgcaaaaggcatcccaagggCAACACAAAACTGCCACAACATGGCTCCctccacagctttttccttggaaTGAGCCATAGCCCAGGCCTGGGTTTACTGCCTTGTTTTGTTTCCCTGGGGAAAGGGCTGGCATTcatgttcaggggcctgtggccaAAAATGGCCAGCTGCGTGCTGGAATTCCGCATTGCACAGGATGCCTCCCAGAGCCCCGCCACCTCCTGTGCCAGCTCGAGCTGGTTTCGCAGTGCCAAGTGCCTTCTGCAAACTGACACCAGGAACCtgggctggtgagttttgtttcctggg is drawn from Zonotrichia leucophrys gambelii isolate GWCS_2022_RI chromosome 1, RI_Zleu_2.0, whole genome shotgun sequence and contains these coding sequences:
- the CYYR1 gene encoding cysteine and tyrosine-rich protein 1, whose product is MMGVLAGIAICICMCVKSTRETRVGVIRATHVNTINTYPVAPPPYSYEHEMEHPADLPPRYTAAPQTVIQYPPPPPYPGYSGK